In bacterium, the DNA window TATCCAGTATCAGAGAAACGACATCAGTTTCACCCGGGGAAATTTCAGGGTCAGGGGAGATGTTGTGGAAATATATCCTGCCTATCTGGAAACCGCTCTCAGGGTAGAATTTTTTGGCGATGAGATTGAGAGGATAACTGAAATCGACCCTTTAACCGGTAAAGTTTTAACGGACAAAGATAAGGTATATATCTATCCGGCAAAACATTTCGTCACTACCGGACCGAGGCTGGAGGAAGCTATAAAAGCGATAAAGAAAGAGTTGGAACAAAGATTAAAGGAATTGAGGTCTCAAAATAAGTTACTGGAAGCCCAGAGGTTAGAGACCAGGACAAATTACGATATTGAGATTATGCGTGAAGTAGGCTATTGTACTGGAATCGAAAACTATTCCAGACATCTCTCGGGAAGAAAGCCGGGAGAGCCCTCATCCTGTCTGATTAACTATTTTCCCCAGGAATTCCTGACGATTATCGATGAATCTCACGTTACTATTCCTCAAGTGAATGGTATGTATAAAGGAGACCGTTCCAGAAAAGAGACCCTTGTGGAATATGGCTTTCGCCTGCCCAGTGCCCTGGATAATCGACCTTTAAAATTTGCTGAATTTGAAAGGTTGGTCAATCAGGTCATCTATGTTTCAGCTACCCCGGCTCCTTATGAACTGAAGAAGGCGAAAGGTGTTGTGGTAGAGCAGGTTATAAGACCGACTGGATTGGTCGATCCGGCAGTGGAGATAAGGCCCACCAAAGGCCAGGTTGATAACTTAATTAAAGAGATTGAGAAAAGAATGGAGAGGAGAGAGAGGGTTCTGGTGACTACCCTAACTAAGCGAATGGCAGAGGATTTATGTTCTTTTCTTGTAGAGAAGGGCTTACGCGTGCGCTATCTCCATTCAGAGATTGAGACTTTGAGCAGGGTGGAGATTTTGAAGGACCTCCGGAAAGGTGAGTTCGACTGTCTGGTGGGGATAAACCTGTTAAGGGAAGGACTCGATTTGCCAGAGGTCTCCTTAGTGGCTGTACTCGATGCAGATAAAGAAGGATTCTTGAGGTCTGAAACCTCTTTGATACAGGTTTGTGGAAGGGCATCTCGCAACGTAAATGGCCAGGTAATTATGTATGCAGATGGAATGACTCAATCGATGCGCCGCGCCATCACAGAAATGGACCGCAGGCGTAAGAAACAGTTAGAGTATAACAGGAAATTACACATTATTCCTCAGACAATTCAAAAAGCAATCAGAGAAGAAGAAGAATTTATCGATGAAACGAAACAGAGGGCTTACGGAATCTTACGGGAGAGGGGTTACGATTATTTAACCGAAGAGCAGGCGCCTCTGGTATTGAAGCAGCTTGAGCGCGAGATGCGCCAGGCTGCAGACAACCTTGATTTTGAGCTGGCAACAATATTAAGAGACAAAATTTTTGAATTGAAAGGGTTACCGCATAGAAAAAGAGTTGTTCACAGGTAGTCGCACTTCAGCCTGCGTCTAAGAAAGGAGTAGCAGACCTTGGTCTGCGTCTAACCTAAAGGTTGCGGCTACCAAATTATTCCAATAAATCAAAAAGGGTCGCCGTCGCGACGAATAAGGAGCGACAAGTCTGGCGACGGGTTCGAGATGGTGAGAACCCCGGTCGGATTGAGCGAAGCGAAAGGAGGTAGGAGGCGGGTGGCTCGTAAAAAATTACACTCCCAGGATTTATTAAAAATTGGCGAGATAGCTAAGCTGGCGGGTGTATTAC includes these proteins:
- the uvrB gene encoding excinuclease ABC subunit UvrB encodes the protein MDLKFKLVSDFVPRGDQPPAIKELTEGILRGEKNQVLLGVTGSGKTFSVASLIANVNRPTLIISHNKTLAAQLYSEFKQFFPENSVEYFVSYYDYYQPEAYVPQTDTYIEKDASINDRIDRLRLKATSSLLERKDVIIVASVSCIYGIGSPQEWKESLVILLKGNSYPRQDLLRDLVRIQYQRNDISFTRGNFRVRGDVVEIYPAYLETALRVEFFGDEIERITEIDPLTGKVLTDKDKVYIYPAKHFVTTGPRLEEAIKAIKKELEQRLKELRSQNKLLEAQRLETRTNYDIEIMREVGYCTGIENYSRHLSGRKPGEPSSCLINYFPQEFLTIIDESHVTIPQVNGMYKGDRSRKETLVEYGFRLPSALDNRPLKFAEFERLVNQVIYVSATPAPYELKKAKGVVVEQVIRPTGLVDPAVEIRPTKGQVDNLIKEIEKRMERRERVLVTTLTKRMAEDLCSFLVEKGLRVRYLHSEIETLSRVEILKDLRKGEFDCLVGINLLREGLDLPEVSLVAVLDADKEGFLRSETSLIQVCGRASRNVNGQVIMYADGMTQSMRRAITEMDRRRKKQLEYNRKLHIIPQTIQKAIREEEEFIDETKQRAYGILRERGYDYLTEEQAPLVLKQLEREMRQAADNLDFELATILRDKIFELKGLPHRKRVVHR